One genomic region from Spirosoma sp. KCTC 42546 encodes:
- a CDS encoding acyl-CoA desaturase, whose product MIIVAFFLAHWYLSVLMQTFFLHRYAAHQMFTMSKGWEKFFYIVTFVGQGSSFLSPRAYGIMHRLHHAHADTQYDPHSPSYSDNLFDMMWKTRLFYNDILNNRDTIPAKFKKGVPNWEFMEWFGDRWPVRLAWGTAYTLFYIQFAPSPWFFLLLPVHFLMGPVHGAIINWYAHRYGYTNFKLDDTAKNLLPFDFLMMGESYHNNHHKYGGRPNFGGFRWHEFDPAYPMILFLNKVGVLKLRLGRDEAYM is encoded by the coding sequence ATGATTATTGTCGCTTTCTTTCTGGCGCACTGGTACCTATCAGTGCTGATGCAAACGTTTTTTCTCCACCGCTATGCCGCCCACCAGATGTTCACGATGAGCAAAGGCTGGGAGAAGTTCTTTTATATAGTAACGTTTGTTGGGCAGGGCTCATCGTTTTTGAGTCCGCGTGCCTATGGCATTATGCACCGGCTGCACCACGCCCACGCCGACACGCAATATGATCCGCACTCGCCAAGCTATTCTGACAACCTGTTCGATATGATGTGGAAAACCCGATTATTTTATAATGACATCCTGAACAACCGGGATACGATTCCGGCAAAGTTCAAAAAGGGGGTGCCTAACTGGGAATTTATGGAATGGTTTGGTGATCGCTGGCCCGTTCGACTGGCCTGGGGTACGGCCTATACGCTGTTCTATATTCAGTTTGCGCCATCCCCCTGGTTCTTTCTATTGCTGCCCGTGCATTTTCTGATGGGACCGGTTCATGGCGCTATTATCAACTGGTATGCGCACCGCTACGGCTATACCAACTTCAAGCTGGACGATACGGCTAAAAACCTGTTACCCTTCGATTTCCTGATGATGGGTGAATCCTATCATAATAATCACCACAAATATGGTGGTCGGCCTAACTTCGGAGGCTTCCGCTGGCACGAGTTCGACCCGGCTTACCCAATGATTCTGTTCCTCAACAAGGTAGGGGTATTGAAATTGAGGCTTGGGCGAGATGAAGCGTATATGTGA
- the ccoS gene encoding cbb3-type cytochrome oxidase assembly protein CcoS has translation MSIIFFMIGISLLMALGFLGAFFWSMKTGQQDDLYTPSIRMLLDDDVPVSTETQSNA, from the coding sequence ATGAGCATTATCTTTTTTATGATTGGGATTAGTCTACTAATGGCGCTGGGTTTTCTGGGCGCGTTTTTCTGGTCGATGAAAACCGGGCAACAGGATGATCTCTACACGCCCTCGATTCGAATGCTGCTGGACGACGACGTTCCAGTCTCCACTGAAACTCAATCAAACGCATAG
- a CDS encoding MFS transporter, producing the protein MLASSRINGQLLVVVFAQFAGTSLWFAGNAILPELQPLLKATAPGLTSWITSAVQIGFIAGTLLYALFAIPDRFRSTYVFLISVTLAATINLLWLLLPVNAETILASRFLTGFFLAGVYPVGMKIAADRFKPVLGRAMGFLVGALVLGTAFPHLLRGLGGSLPYRTLILSVSLLAISGGVLLMLVVPAKAIQSVGNFFRFQTLRSLGKPSAFRPAMLGYFGHMWELYTLWAFLPSLIAYYRLQHPDVELTNSLWAFGGIAAGAVGCVGGGYLALQVGSARVARYLLLTSGLCILLLPFLVTAPPWLFGVFLLIWGAAAAGDSPQFSTLVASHATLDNRGSILTLVTCFGFLLTVVSIQFMAWLVATVGLSGWLFYVLLPGPILGVLAMRWMR; encoded by the coding sequence GTTGTATTTGCCCAATTTGCTGGTACTTCGCTCTGGTTTGCTGGTAACGCCATCCTGCCTGAACTTCAGCCCCTATTAAAAGCTACAGCTCCAGGGCTTACCAGTTGGATCACCTCGGCGGTGCAAATTGGGTTTATCGCCGGTACGTTACTCTACGCGCTGTTTGCCATACCCGATCGGTTCCGCTCGACCTATGTCTTTCTGATATCCGTTACATTAGCCGCCACCATTAATCTGCTCTGGCTATTGCTACCCGTAAACGCAGAAACAATTTTAGCCAGCCGCTTCCTGACCGGTTTCTTTCTGGCAGGCGTGTATCCCGTTGGAATGAAGATTGCCGCCGACCGATTCAAACCCGTTTTAGGTCGGGCAATGGGCTTTCTGGTTGGGGCGTTGGTGCTGGGTACGGCCTTTCCGCATCTCCTACGGGGATTGGGTGGCAGCTTGCCGTATCGTACACTGATCCTATCAGTCAGTTTGTTAGCCATTAGCGGGGGTGTTTTATTGATGCTAGTGGTACCAGCGAAAGCTATACAATCCGTGGGTAACTTTTTTCGGTTTCAAACCCTGCGTTCATTAGGAAAACCCTCCGCCTTTCGACCCGCTATGCTGGGCTATTTTGGCCATATGTGGGAGCTATACACACTTTGGGCTTTTCTGCCATCCCTGATAGCCTACTATCGATTGCAACATCCTGATGTAGAACTAACGAATTCACTCTGGGCGTTTGGGGGTATTGCTGCGGGTGCTGTGGGCTGCGTGGGTGGAGGCTACCTGGCGCTACAGGTTGGTAGCGCACGAGTGGCCCGGTATCTACTGCTGACCTCCGGCCTCTGCATTTTACTACTACCGTTTCTGGTAACTGCACCACCCTGGCTGTTTGGGGTATTTTTACTGATCTGGGGAGCCGCAGCCGCTGGCGATTCTCCGCAATTTTCCACCCTCGTCGCCAGCCACGCTACACTCGATAACCGGGGCAGTATCCTGACGCTCGTTACCTGCTTCGGCTTTCTGCTAACGGTAGTATCCATCCAGTTCATGGCCTGGCTTGTGGCAACGGTTGGCCTCTCGGGCTGGCTGTTTTACGTCTTACTTCCCGGCCCCATTTTAGGAGTGTTGGCGATGCGGTGGATGAGATAG